TTTTGTCAGGCCGAAATCCTGTTTTTTAAGCCTCAGAGACCGCTCTGTGATTTCAAAGTTTTGATGAGGAAGAGTGACGGTATCAAATTTGTCAAATAAACCTTTCAAAATTTCTGCCCCTTCATTTATGCCAACTATAAGCAGCATCCTGTCAAGAACCTTATATTGTACCAGAGGGTAGCGGTAATAAAATCTGTCAGTATTGTGGTTATGGAGCTGGTCGTATTCATTGAATTTTGACGCAAAGAAACCGCGGATCTGATTTGCATTACCCCTGAACTCCTCTGGGCCTTCAAAGGTCATTTCAAGAGTCTTGAGTTTAATATTTTCCGGAGTCATGAAATATGGATAATTTTTTAAATAATATCTTTTCTAATTTTGTTATTATTTTCTCTTATCATATATACATTTTGATATTTATAAAGGAGAATCTGTAACAAAATAAAATCTTCGTATATATTTAAATAATGTTTTGTATTTTCTCGCCAAGACTCCGCTCAATATTTTCAATTCCAGCCGCACAATCCGTATGCTTGTAACAGTTTATCCAGAGAACAATAACTTTGTATATATTTTTGATCTTATTATTGAGCGACTTATCTTCTTCTTTATAGACAAAGTCTTCTTTTTCTGTGCGTTCAATCTCTTCTATGCTCTCACTTATCTTTTCAATCGACTCTTCAGTGGGTATAATTCTTATACTACTTCCTGTCCCATTTTCCTCCAAACTTATTAATAAAATAGAGAAAGAACTATGTACTTAATAACTGAATAATTTTAAACAGAATGTTGTCTTTTGCCAGAATATGTCTGCATAATTCAAAGATTCCTTTGAATAATTAATGATTTAATCGTATTTGCATGGATGGTTACAAATCAACTTTTAC
This region of Methanosarcina flavescens genomic DNA includes:
- a CDS encoding CRISPR-associated endonuclease Cas6, whose protein sequence is MTPENIKLKTLEMTFEGPEEFRGNANQIRGFFASKFNEYDQLHNHNTDRFYYRYPLVQYKVLDRMLLIVGINEGAEILKGLFDKFDTVTLPHQNFEITERSLRLKKQDFGLTKSLYFYEFLTPWLALNKENKEKFFETRNPEEQKEILRKTLVGNLLSMSKAFGYTVPDTIKCDVNVEVKRSKYKNLDFTSFTGGFMTNFLIPDFIGIGKGVAKGFGTVRKIRM